In a single window of the Sediminicoccus sp. KRV36 genome:
- a CDS encoding acetyl-CoA acetyltransferase: MTAMQHDAAIIGWAHSRFGKLEEAPDAEALIGLVAREAIADAGLEPHEVDAVFLGTFNGGFQAQDFPASLVFQAVPELRFKPATRFENACATGTAAIHGALDFLGARRGRVTLVIGVEKMTTTPGPRVGEILLSASHLKTEGGIEAGFAGVFARIAEAYFQRHGDSSDALAAIAAKNHANGVDNPYAQMRKDLGYEFCRNESEKNPYVARPLKRTDCSLVSDGAAALIIAEGDVAASARRAVRFRGTAQVNDFLPIARRDIIRFEGAREAWARAFDASGLTLADLSFAETHDCFTIAELIEYEAMGLTPEGQGSRAILEGWTRRDGRLPINRSGGLKSKGHPIGATGVSMHALAAMQLTGEAGAMQLPRAEIGGVFNMGGAAVANYVSILERV, encoded by the coding sequence CCATCGCCGATGCCGGGCTTGAGCCGCATGAGGTGGATGCCGTCTTCCTCGGCACCTTCAATGGCGGCTTCCAGGCGCAGGATTTTCCCGCCTCGCTGGTCTTCCAGGCCGTCCCGGAATTGCGCTTCAAGCCGGCCACGCGCTTCGAGAATGCCTGCGCCACCGGCACCGCCGCCATCCATGGCGCGCTGGATTTCCTGGGGGCGCGGCGCGGCCGCGTAACGCTGGTCATCGGGGTCGAGAAGATGACGACCACGCCGGGCCCGCGCGTCGGCGAAATCCTGCTCTCGGCATCCCACCTCAAGACCGAGGGCGGGATCGAGGCGGGCTTCGCCGGCGTCTTCGCGCGCATCGCCGAGGCCTATTTCCAGCGCCATGGCGACAGTTCCGACGCGCTGGCCGCCATCGCCGCCAAGAATCACGCCAATGGCGTGGACAACCCCTATGCCCAGATGCGCAAGGATCTTGGCTATGAATTCTGCCGGAACGAGAGCGAGAAGAACCCCTATGTGGCGCGCCCGCTCAAGCGCACCGATTGCAGCCTGGTGTCGGACGGCGCGGCCGCCCTCATCATCGCCGAGGGCGATGTGGCGGCCTCCGCCCGCCGCGCCGTGCGCTTCCGCGGCACGGCGCAGGTGAATGACTTCCTGCCCATCGCGCGGCGCGACATCATTCGCTTCGAGGGGGCGCGCGAGGCCTGGGCGCGGGCCTTCGACGCCTCGGGCCTGACGCTGGCCGATCTCTCCTTCGCCGAGACGCATGATTGCTTCACCATCGCCGAACTCATCGAATATGAGGCGATGGGGCTGACGCCCGAGGGCCAGGGGAGCCGGGCCATCCTGGAGGGCTGGACGCGCAGGGATGGCCGCCTGCCGATCAATCGCTCGGGCGGTTTGAAATCAAAGGGGCATCCGATTGGCGCCACCGGCGTTTCGATGCACGCCCTCGCCGCCATGCAACTCACCGGCGAGGCGGGCGCCATGCAATTGCCGCGCGCCGAGATCGGTGGCGTGTTCAACATGGGCGGCGCGGCCGTGGCGAATTATGTGAGTATCCTCGAACGCGTCTGA